TCCGGGAGTGGGGCGGCGTCCCCGACAGGCTCGCGCCCGTTCCCGACGACCCCCAAAAGCTCGTCGAGGCCATCCGGTCCGCCGCCGAGAGCCACGACGTGGTTCTCGTCATTGCCGGTTCTTCCGCCGGAGCGAAAGACTACACCGTGCATGCTGTGCGCGAGCTCGGCCGGGTCCTGGTCCACGGCATCGAGATCATGCCGGGGAAACCCGCGATCTGCGGGTTCGTCGGGAACGTCCCCGTGCTCGGAGTGCCCGGCTATCCGGTCTCCGCGGTCGTCGTCTGCCTGCAACTCCTGCGCCCTCTCCTGGCACGCCTTCTCGGAATCTCCTGTGCTCCGCCCCTCTCCCTGCAAGCCGTGCTTTCCCGCAAACTTCCGTCGAAACTCGGGCTCGAAGAGTTCGTCCGCGTGACCCTCGGTCGGGTGGGAGAAAAGCTCCTGGCGAGTCCCCTGCCCCGAGGGGCGGGCGTCATCACCACGATGGTCCGGGCCGACGGCTTCGTACGGATCCCCGCACTCTCCGAAGGGGTGGCGGCCGGAGAAACCGTTCGTGTCGAGCTCCTCCGAGAACCGGACGCGATCGAGCACACGATCGTGTTCTCGGGAAGCCACGACCCTGCCCTGGCGGTGCTCGAGGACCACCTCCGTCGCCGGAACCCCGAGCTTCGCTTCTCGGTTTCCAACGTCGGAAGCCTCGGGGGTCTTCACGCCCTGGCCCGGGGGGAAGCGCACCTCGTGGGAACTCACCTCCTCGACCCGACCACGGGCGCCTACAACGTCGCGGACATCGTGCGTTGCGTGCGGGATCTTCCCGTGGTGGTCCGCCACTTCGTCGTCCGCGAGCAAGGTCTGATCGTCCGGCCGGGCAACCCGAAGAACATCCGGGGACTCGAAGACCTCGCACGCGACGACGTCCGGTTCGTGAACCGGCAGCCGGGGTCCGGTACGCGCGTTCTTCTCGATTTCCACCTCCGCCGCCTGGGAATCCCTGCGGTGTCCGTCCGCGGCTACGAAAGGGAAGAGTTCACGCACATGGCCGTGGCGGCCGCGGTGGCTTCGGGGCTCGCCGACTGCGGTCTCGGGGTGAAATCCGCGGCGGCCGCCCTGGGGCTCGACTTCGTGCCGGTCGACCGCGAGGAGTACGACCTCGTCCTGCGGGAAGACTTCTGCCGGGAGCCGCTCGGGCGCGCCCTTCTCTCGGCGCTCGAGTCTCCCGAACTCCGCGCGGAGCTCGGGCGCCTTCCGGGCTACGACCCCTCGAGGACGGGGGAAGCGAAGTCTCTCCCTGCGAGGGCGGCACGCCCGCGGCGGTCGCTCAGCGCCGGAAAAGGTAGAGGAGGAGCGTCAGGAGCGCGCTCAGCAAAAGGCAGGTCGTGAGCGGGAAGTAGAACGTGAAGTGTTCGCGGCGGACGTAGATGTCCCCCGGCAACCTGCCGATCCACGGGATCTTCCCCACCAGCGTGAGAAGTACACCGAGGACCACCAGGGCGAGACCGAAAAGGATCAGAGCTTTCCCGACACCGTTCATGGGAACAGCTTTCCCTCCGATTCCGGCCGTTTTCCGAAGTGGGAGAACGCCCGGCGGGTCGCGACCCGCCCCCGAGGCGTTCGGTCCAGGTAGCCCTCCTGGATC
The sequence above is a segment of the Candidatus Binatia bacterium genome. Coding sequences within it:
- a CDS encoding molybdopterin biosynthesis protein, whose product is MERTRYLQKKPLAEAIELFVGAPEVRPTRAERIETERALHRVTAEPIHALRSSPHYHGAAMDGIAVRSRDTFGASEATPVVLRRWNSAEEPGSEERPFVEVDTGSPLPPWADAVVMIEHVFSVDGEHVQVRAAATPWQHVRLAGEDIVATEPLLPRGHRIRPVDIGALLAGGCLEVSVRALPRVAILPTGSELVEPERVPSPGEIVEFNSRILAGFVREWGGVPDRLAPVPDDPQKLVEAIRSAAESHDVVLVIAGSSAGAKDYTVHAVRELGRVLVHGIEIMPGKPAICGFVGNVPVLGVPGYPVSAVVVCLQLLRPLLARLLGISCAPPLSLQAVLSRKLPSKLGLEEFVRVTLGRVGEKLLASPLPRGAGVITTMVRADGFVRIPALSEGVAAGETVRVELLREPDAIEHTIVFSGSHDPALAVLEDHLRRRNPELRFSVSNVGSLGGLHALARGEAHLVGTHLLDPTTGAYNVADIVRCVRDLPVVVRHFVVREQGLIVRPGNPKNIRGLEDLARDDVRFVNRQPGSGTRVLLDFHLRRLGIPAVSVRGYEREEFTHMAVAAAVASGLADCGLGVKSAAAALGLDFVPVDREEYDLVLREDFCREPLGRALLSALESPELRAELGRLPGYDPSRTGEAKSLPARAARPRRSLSAGKGRGGASGARSAKGRS